A section of the Prevotella melaninogenica genome encodes:
- a CDS encoding RluA family pseudouridine synthase, giving the protein MIRKNPYTEEKYKHYKVTEPAPLLEWLLANLHESKNKVKATLQNRGIKVNSKCVTQFDYPLKAGDKISVSKSKKNDLFRSRYVKIVYEDRFLVVIEKNIGILSMAAGHSSLNVKTVLDDYFRKTKQKCTAHVVHRLDRDTSGLMIYAKDMQTEQLLERDWHNIVYDRRYVAVVSGEMEHDEGTIANWLKDNKSYVTYSSPVDNGGKYAVTHFHVLDRTVAHSLVEFQLETGRKNQIRVHSADMGHPVCGDIKYGNGDDPLHRLCLHAYVLCFHHPVTRQRMEFETPVPQVFRHLFK; this is encoded by the coding sequence ATGATAAGAAAGAATCCATATACAGAGGAAAAATATAAACATTATAAGGTAACTGAGCCAGCCCCATTACTTGAATGGTTGCTTGCCAATCTGCATGAAAGCAAGAACAAGGTAAAGGCAACGTTGCAGAATCGTGGAATCAAGGTGAATAGTAAGTGTGTTACACAGTTTGACTATCCACTGAAGGCTGGCGACAAGATATCAGTCAGCAAGAGCAAGAAGAACGACCTCTTCCGTAGTCGTTATGTGAAGATAGTCTATGAAGATAGATTTTTGGTAGTGATTGAGAAGAATATCGGTATTCTTTCAATGGCTGCTGGCCATTCTTCATTGAATGTGAAGACTGTTCTTGATGATTATTTCCGTAAGACAAAGCAGAAGTGTACGGCACATGTTGTGCATCGGCTTGACCGTGACACATCAGGACTGATGATTTATGCTAAGGACATGCAGACCGAGCAGTTGCTCGAACGTGATTGGCATAATATCGTTTATGACCGCCGTTATGTGGCTGTTGTCAGTGGTGAGATGGAGCATGACGAGGGTACAATAGCCAATTGGTTAAAGGACAATAAGTCATACGTAACTTATAGTTCGCCTGTGGATAATGGTGGAAAATATGCTGTTACGCATTTCCATGTACTTGATCGTACGGTAGCGCACAGCCTTGTAGAGTTTCAATTAGAGACAGGTCGTAAGAATCAGATTCGTGTACATTCAGCCGATATGGGACATCCTGTCTGCGGTGATATAAAGTATGGTAATGGTGATGACCCGCTTCACCGTCTTTGTCTTCACGCATACGTGCTTTGTTTTCATCATCCTGTTACACGTCAGCGCATGGAGTTCGAGACGCCAGTGCCTCAAGTGTTCAGACATTTATTTAAGTAA
- a CDS encoding glycoside hydrolase family 2 TIM barrel-domain containing protein — protein sequence MRKLYALLIGALTPLCSFAQTTNPEWQSQYTTGLNKIEPHAYVLPYSSVDKLQQPGGYEQSDYYMSLNGKWKFHWTKNPDNRPKNFYQTDFAVQGWNDINVPGNWERQGYGLPIYVNETYEFDDKLFQFKKNPPLVPYAQNEVGSYRRTFKIPSTWKGRRVVLCCEGVKSFFYLWINGTYVGYNMGAKMPSEWDITKYLNDGENIIAMEVYRWASGSYLECQDYWRISGIEQDVYLYSTPTQYIADYNVAAGVDKQGNGSFNGNFSLTTSVKGAGNGTISYVLTDAQGNTILSEDKAVSTKNNDEMVNFTTKTVQNVAAWSAEHPNLYTLLITLKDQNGNVTEQTGSKVGFRTIEIKNKQLCVNGTPILVKGANRHEHSELGRTVSKELMEQDIRLMKQNNINLVRCSHYPNDSYWYQLCDKYGLYVIDEANIESHGMGYGKESLAKDSTWLAAHMDRTRRMYERAKNHPSIIIWSLGNEAGNGVNFEHTYRWLKNADKTRLIQYERAEENFNTDIYCPMYRTIDHMKAYAKRTDTTRPYIMCEYLHAMGNSCGGMKDYWDLIESEPILQGGSIWDWVDQSFREVDENGNWYWSYGGDYGPKDVPTFDNFCTNGLIAADRTPHPHLSEVKKIYQNIKSELVSNEKGITIKVKNWFDFTNLNAYQLNWQIVDENGKVVTKGTQHVDCAPHETTTITLPAVFATTDKEQYLNLEWYPINDALILTKNDVVAYDQFVLKKANDCTTFLPREKQRMSYKVNENTGELTSLKSGNQEFLDAPLSLSLYRPATDNDGRDQFGVRVWRKDGIDSISQKVTKITRTKDVTRAETDVIGKKGNVIGKAVFTYQPQKNGALAVKVDFTPDTAAVKALARLGLTFRVKDTFGKVEYNGRGDVETYNDRKEAGFIGRYNTTAEAMFHYYVKPQSTGNRTDVRWMSLSDTRNRLMVAAKSPFQFSVTPFSDSVIDRATHINQLSRDGLLTVHLDANQSGVGTATCGPGVAEKYRVPVKPTSFEFVLYPAIAK from the coding sequence ATGAGAAAACTTTACGCGCTCCTTATTGGAGCACTTACCCCATTATGTTCGTTTGCTCAGACCACTAACCCAGAGTGGCAGAGTCAGTACACCACTGGTTTGAACAAGATTGAGCCACATGCTTATGTTCTGCCTTATAGCTCGGTTGATAAGTTACAACAACCTGGAGGCTATGAGCAGTCAGATTATTACATGTCACTCAATGGCAAATGGAAATTCCATTGGACCAAGAATCCAGATAACAGACCTAAGAATTTCTATCAGACAGATTTTGCTGTGCAGGGTTGGAACGACATCAACGTACCAGGCAACTGGGAGCGTCAGGGCTATGGTCTGCCTATCTATGTAAACGAAACATACGAGTTTGATGACAAACTCTTTCAATTCAAGAAGAATCCTCCTCTCGTTCCATACGCACAGAACGAAGTTGGCTCTTATCGTCGTACCTTTAAGATTCCTTCAACATGGAAGGGTCGCCGCGTAGTACTTTGCTGCGAGGGTGTTAAGTCTTTCTTCTATCTTTGGATAAACGGTACCTACGTTGGTTATAACATGGGTGCTAAGATGCCTTCGGAGTGGGATATTACAAAGTATCTGAACGATGGCGAGAACATTATCGCTATGGAGGTTTATCGTTGGGCATCAGGTTCTTACCTCGAGTGTCAGGACTATTGGCGCATAAGCGGTATTGAGCAGGACGTTTACCTCTACTCTACTCCAACACAGTATATCGCCGATTACAACGTCGCAGCTGGTGTTGACAAGCAGGGTAATGGTTCTTTCAATGGTAACTTCAGCCTTACAACAAGTGTGAAAGGTGCTGGCAATGGTACTATAAGCTATGTTCTGACCGATGCACAGGGTAATACTATCCTCTCAGAGGATAAGGCTGTCAGCACAAAGAACAATGATGAAATGGTGAATTTCACCACTAAGACCGTACAGAATGTTGCTGCATGGAGTGCTGAACACCCTAACCTCTACACCCTTCTTATCACTTTGAAGGACCAGAACGGAAATGTTACCGAGCAGACTGGTAGCAAGGTAGGCTTCAGAACAATTGAAATTAAGAACAAACAGCTTTGCGTGAACGGTACACCTATCCTCGTGAAAGGTGCCAACAGGCATGAGCATTCAGAGTTGGGACGCACTGTGAGCAAGGAACTCATGGAGCAGGATATCCGTTTGATGAAGCAGAATAACATCAATCTTGTACGTTGTTCTCACTATCCTAACGACTCTTATTGGTACCAGCTTTGCGATAAATACGGCTTGTATGTTATCGACGAGGCTAATATTGAGTCGCACGGAATGGGCTATGGTAAGGAGTCTTTAGCAAAGGACAGCACATGGTTGGCTGCACACATGGACAGAACACGCCGTATGTATGAGCGTGCTAAGAATCACCCAAGTATCATTATCTGGTCATTGGGTAACGAGGCGGGCAATGGTGTGAACTTTGAGCACACCTACCGTTGGTTGAAGAATGCTGATAAGACACGTCTTATCCAGTATGAGCGTGCTGAGGAAAACTTCAATACAGACATCTATTGCCCTATGTATCGTACCATCGACCACATGAAGGCATACGCAAAGCGCACCGACACAACACGTCCTTACATTATGTGTGAGTATCTTCACGCTATGGGTAATAGCTGTGGTGGTATGAAAGACTATTGGGACTTGATCGAGTCAGAGCCTATCTTGCAGGGTGGTAGCATCTGGGACTGGGTTGACCAGTCATTCCGTGAGGTTGACGAGAATGGTAACTGGTATTGGAGTTACGGTGGTGATTACGGTCCAAAGGATGTACCAACCTTCGACAACTTCTGTACTAACGGACTTATTGCAGCCGACCGCACTCCTCACCCACATCTTTCTGAGGTGAAGAAGATTTATCAGAACATCAAGTCTGAGCTCGTTTCAAACGAGAAGGGCATTACAATAAAGGTTAAGAACTGGTTTGATTTTACCAATCTAAATGCTTACCAGCTCAACTGGCAGATTGTTGATGAGAACGGAAAGGTTGTTACAAAGGGAACACAGCACGTAGATTGTGCTCCACATGAGACAACGACAATTACTCTCCCAGCTGTTTTTGCAACTACAGATAAGGAGCAGTACCTCAATCTTGAGTGGTATCCTATCAACGATGCTTTGATTCTCACAAAGAATGATGTTGTTGCATACGACCAGTTCGTACTGAAGAAAGCAAACGATTGCACCACCTTCCTCCCACGTGAGAAGCAGCGCATGTCTTATAAGGTAAACGAGAACACAGGTGAGTTGACCTCTCTGAAGAGTGGCAACCAGGAGTTCCTCGATGCCCCATTAAGCCTGAGCCTCTACCGCCCAGCTACCGACAACGATGGTCGTGACCAGTTCGGTGTAAGAGTATGGCGTAAGGATGGTATCGATTCTATCAGCCAGAAGGTTACAAAGATTACTCGTACTAAGGACGTGACACGTGCTGAAACTGACGTAATTGGCAAGAAGGGCAACGTCATCGGTAAGGCAGTCTTCACCTATCAGCCACAGAAGAATGGTGCATTGGCAGTAAAGGTCGACTTTACTCCAGACACAGCAGCAGTTAAGGCACTTGCTCGTCTTGGTCTTACCTTCCGCGTGAAGGATACATTTGGTAAGGTTGAATACAATGGTCGTGGCGATGTTGAAACATACAACGACCGTAAAGAGGCTGGTTTTATTGGACGTTACAATACTACTGCAGAAGCTATGTTCCACTATTATGTGAAGCCACAGTCAACAGGAAACCGCACAGATGTACGTTGGATGTCACTCTCTGACACACGTAACCGCCTTATGGTAGCTGCAAAGAGCCCATTCCAGTTCTCTGTGACTCCATTCTCTGACAGCGTTATCGACCGTGCAACTCACATCAACCAGCTCTCACGTGACGGTCTACTTACTGTACACTTGGATGCCAATCAGAGCGGTGTAGGTACCGCAACTTGTGGCCCTGGTGTTGCTGAGAAGTATCGTGTACCTGTTAAGCCAACAAGCTTCGAATTTGTACTCTACCCTGCTATAGCCAAGTAA
- a CDS encoding FecR family protein — protein sequence MSEINNKSIKDYLVGKATAKQMEQLAEWLAVSEENQKEFFEMELAFHLGKNNQLATSKEIEEAETKLFNQIKEHEEQTKNKSKFHFFRYAAATIAAVLLIGGGLFAYLHQSVETITVAAMNEVKKVVLPDNSTVWLNKGATISYADNFEGDDRKVNLQGEALFQVTKNAKKPFIVSSNGASAKVLGTTFNFKNQGAEGNEVISLIEGKLEVTGLNGEGKVILLPNQKATISKNSKTITTEKSYALADAVWRDDMIPFSNMQIKEIAHILEQLYDYKIIVDPKLDNKKTYTGVIKRYKDIRNVLDGLSYTISFHYTINDKEITLSE from the coding sequence ATGAGTGAAATAAATAACAAGAGCATTAAAGACTATCTTGTTGGCAAGGCTACCGCCAAACAGATGGAGCAGCTGGCTGAATGGCTGGCAGTCTCGGAGGAAAACCAAAAGGAATTCTTCGAGATGGAGTTGGCTTTCCATTTAGGAAAGAACAACCAACTTGCGACATCTAAGGAAATCGAAGAAGCTGAGACTAAACTATTTAACCAAATCAAAGAACACGAAGAACAAACAAAAAATAAGAGTAAATTTCATTTCTTCCGCTATGCTGCAGCAACCATAGCAGCCGTATTATTAATTGGAGGAGGACTCTTTGCATACCTTCATCAGTCTGTAGAAACCATCACAGTGGCTGCAATGAATGAGGTAAAGAAAGTCGTATTACCAGATAACTCTACCGTATGGCTTAATAAGGGAGCAACAATTAGTTACGCAGATAACTTTGAAGGCGATGATCGCAAGGTAAATTTACAAGGCGAAGCATTGTTCCAAGTAACAAAAAATGCTAAAAAGCCGTTCATTGTAAGTAGTAACGGAGCATCAGCAAAAGTATTGGGAACAACCTTCAACTTCAAAAACCAAGGTGCTGAAGGAAACGAGGTTATCAGCTTGATAGAAGGCAAACTGGAAGTAACTGGACTGAATGGAGAAGGAAAGGTTATCCTTCTACCAAACCAAAAGGCTACTATTAGCAAGAATTCCAAGACCATTACGACAGAGAAGAGCTATGCACTTGCCGACGCGGTGTGGCGCGACGACATGATACCATTTAGCAATATGCAAATCAAAGAGATTGCCCATATCCTTGAGCAACTCTACGATTATAAAATTATTGTTGATCCGAAATTGGACAACAAGAAGACTTATACAGGTGTTATCAAGAGATATAAAGATATAAGAAACGTTTTAGACGGACTTTCTTATACCATCTCTTTCCACTACACCATCAACGACAAGGAGATAACCCTCTCTGAATAA
- a CDS encoding RNA polymerase sigma-70 factor, with protein MTLPEQRFRQIFRALYPSLSFYATRLVQDDEAEDIVQEAFMELWKRKEDIEDESHIKAFLYRIVYTRALNVIKHRTVVNNHADSVKKITQFKLDYYNPEANDVMGYIEGLETRKQINDAIGELPAKCREVFILSYQHDKKNKEIAEQLGISIRTVEVHLYKALKALRTRLKQHT; from the coding sequence ATGACATTACCAGAACAAAGGTTCCGCCAGATATTTAGGGCTTTATATCCCTCCCTCTCTTTTTATGCTACTCGGCTTGTACAAGACGATGAGGCAGAGGATATCGTGCAGGAAGCTTTCATGGAGTTGTGGAAACGCAAAGAAGATATTGAAGACGAAAGCCATATTAAGGCTTTCCTCTATCGTATTGTCTATACCCGTGCACTCAATGTCATTAAGCATCGTACCGTTGTTAACAATCATGCTGACAGCGTAAAGAAGATTACGCAGTTCAAGTTAGATTACTATAATCCAGAGGCAAACGACGTGATGGGCTATATTGAAGGACTGGAAACAAGAAAGCAAATCAATGATGCCATTGGAGAACTTCCGGCTAAATGTCGCGAGGTTTTCATACTGAGTTACCAGCACGACAAGAAAAACAAAGAGATTGCAGAACAATTAGGTATCTCAATTCGTACGGTTGAGGTGCATCTCTACAAGGCTTTAAAGGCCTTAAGAACACGACTGAAACAACACACATAA
- a CDS encoding HD domain-containing protein, with translation MDYQAIINKYYPEDNELRHILLVHSRAVADKALAIADRHPELSLDRQFIEEAAMLHDIGIVRCNAPGIQCFGTEPYICHGRIGADMLRAEGFPRHARVCERHTGAGITRSQIIAQKLPLPEQDFLPETMEEKIICYADKFFSKTHLDEEKTIEQAIASLSKFGEEGVTRFREWVKMF, from the coding sequence ATGGATTATCAGGCAATTATCAACAAATACTATCCTGAGGATAACGAACTTCGTCATATCCTCCTTGTTCATAGCCGTGCGGTAGCGGATAAGGCTCTTGCTATTGCCGACCGTCATCCAGAGTTATCGCTTGACCGTCAGTTTATAGAGGAAGCTGCTATGCTGCATGATATTGGTATCGTTCGTTGTAATGCTCCCGGCATACAATGCTTTGGTACCGAGCCTTATATCTGTCATGGTCGTATTGGCGCAGATATGTTGCGTGCAGAAGGCTTCCCTCGACATGCTCGTGTTTGTGAACGTCATACAGGAGCAGGTATTACTCGCAGCCAAATCATTGCGCAAAAGCTACCACTTCCAGAACAAGATTTCCTTCCTGAAACAATGGAAGAGAAGATAATCTGTTATGCTGATAAGTTCTTTTCTAAGACTCACCTTGATGAGGAGAAGACGATAGAGCAAGCAATAGCAAGTCTTTCTAAGTTTGGAGAAGAGGGTGTTACACGCTTTCGTGAGTGGGTCAAGATGTTCTAA
- a CDS encoding SusC/RagA family TonB-linked outer membrane protein, whose translation MVIAVCSKVLLSLRMFMCAFLLLMGVHSVSAQVSLTTNQTDLKTVIQRIKSKTKYRFFYDDALGKQTVNAVSISNLPIDFVLNRLFENTGITYKIIDNIIYLKKVKPVVQSTEATGSETNLQHHKPEQPITPVLYTFNGQVQDVSGHPLIGASIIVKGSSKARAMTDLEGKFVLKSESPNPILIISCIGYDAIEKRIENRHNQLFVLKESLYELEDVFVTALGINRSRTALNYNVKQMNGEDLNKVKTTNFANALVGRAAGISVNESAAGMGGAARVVMRGPKSLAQSNQPLYVIDGIPINNRSNDDIKGGIYSLQPGAEGISDINPDDVESVSVLSGAAAAALYGSAAAQGAVMIKTKSGRVGKTSVEFSTSTQFLSPFVLPEFQNEYGNRTNEMKSWGTKNAPGTGSYTPNDFFRTGVNFTNNATVMSGTERNQVYLSLGSSTVRGIIPNNDFERYNLTFKNVFSALQDKLRLTFSFKFVRENDKNMLAQGQYFNPLTSVYLFPRGESFDAIKEFESYDVARNINLQNWSYGDDLKMQNPYWVANRMLRTTKRNRYLTDLGVKYHLTNWFALEGRLRWDEAVNKLEDKRYASTLDIFAHSPYGYYSYSKVNDRSFYADIMADVSKRWGDVSLVANVGTAFINTSYDVAGFQGGLKAPSNIFTPNGIDYSRVSSDNRPIFDITRHAIHSVLGSVELGWQERVYLTVTGRNDWDSSLSNTAQQSFFYPSVGLSAILSKMFKLPKFIDFLKFRTSWASVGSAISPNISSAWRYEYVPSTGTYHTVTYKFPDNFYPERTNSWEAGMTAHLFKEAMSVKFTLYQSDTKNQTFLRQITLGGAFNREYIQAGDVQNRGLELSIGYNKKWNDLRWTTNMTYSMNSNRIIRLLDNPNETLRQGGLNGCEVILTQGGTMGDLYTFTDFKRDAQGNILLNTDGQVMQMELPSPKLVGSVLPKAQLGFSNNFSWKGLELGMLITARLGGVCVSQTQAFMDSYGVSKKTAELRNNGGVSVGNQLVSTEKYYTVVGGETPIWDEYVYSATNARIKELYLGYTFDKLIRGAKVSVALTARNLLMLYCKAPFDPEATPSTDIYYQGFDYFMQPSQRSLGFSINVKL comes from the coding sequence ATGGTGATAGCTGTTTGTTCGAAAGTATTACTTTCCCTAAGAATGTTTATGTGTGCCTTTCTTTTACTGATGGGTGTACATAGTGTTTCTGCACAGGTATCATTAACTACAAATCAAACTGATTTGAAGACTGTTATTCAGCGTATTAAGTCGAAAACTAAGTATCGTTTCTTCTATGATGATGCGCTTGGAAAGCAGACGGTTAATGCTGTTTCTATAAGTAATTTACCTATTGATTTTGTGTTGAATAGGCTCTTTGAAAACACTGGAATTACTTATAAAATCATCGATAATATCATCTACCTAAAGAAAGTAAAACCTGTTGTTCAGAGTACGGAAGCAACAGGTTCAGAGACAAATTTACAACATCACAAGCCAGAACAGCCTATTACACCAGTACTTTACACTTTCAATGGACAGGTGCAAGATGTGTCGGGACATCCACTAATTGGTGCATCTATCATAGTAAAGGGCAGTTCAAAGGCACGTGCTATGACAGACTTAGAAGGTAAGTTTGTCTTGAAATCAGAGAGTCCTAACCCTATTTTGATAATTTCCTGCATAGGTTATGATGCAATAGAAAAACGTATAGAAAATCGCCATAACCAGTTGTTTGTGTTGAAAGAGAGCCTCTATGAATTAGAGGATGTCTTTGTAACGGCTTTGGGTATTAATCGTTCCCGCACAGCTTTGAACTACAATGTTAAGCAGATGAATGGTGAAGACTTGAACAAGGTTAAGACAACTAACTTTGCGAATGCTTTGGTCGGAAGGGCTGCGGGAATCTCTGTCAATGAGTCTGCAGCTGGAATGGGTGGCGCAGCACGTGTGGTTATGCGTGGTCCAAAGTCTTTGGCACAGAGCAACCAACCGCTTTATGTGATTGATGGTATCCCTATCAATAATCGTAGCAACGATGATATCAAAGGCGGTATCTATTCGTTGCAGCCAGGCGCAGAGGGTATTTCTGATATCAATCCTGATGATGTAGAGAGTGTTTCGGTACTTAGTGGTGCTGCAGCAGCGGCTCTCTATGGGTCGGCCGCAGCGCAGGGTGCGGTGATGATAAAGACTAAGTCGGGCAGAGTGGGTAAAACTTCTGTGGAGTTTTCTACAAGTACACAGTTTCTCTCTCCTTTTGTTTTACCAGAATTTCAGAATGAATACGGCAATCGTACTAATGAGATGAAGTCATGGGGAACGAAGAATGCTCCAGGTACTGGTAGTTACACGCCTAACGACTTCTTCCGTACAGGAGTAAACTTTACGAATAATGCGACAGTGATGTCAGGCACAGAGCGTAATCAAGTCTATCTTTCTTTGGGTTCATCTACTGTGCGTGGTATCATTCCGAACAATGATTTTGAACGTTATAATCTCACATTTAAGAATGTTTTCTCGGCATTACAAGACAAGCTAAGGCTTACTTTCTCTTTTAAGTTTGTTAGAGAAAATGATAAGAATATGTTGGCGCAGGGACAATACTTTAATCCGCTGACTTCTGTCTATCTCTTTCCACGTGGAGAAAGTTTTGATGCTATTAAGGAGTTTGAGTCATATGACGTAGCACGCAATATCAATTTGCAGAATTGGAGCTATGGAGACGACTTGAAGATGCAAAACCCTTATTGGGTTGCTAATCGTATGTTGAGGACAACAAAGCGTAATAGATACCTCACAGACCTTGGTGTAAAGTATCACCTTACCAATTGGTTTGCCCTTGAAGGAAGACTACGTTGGGATGAAGCTGTAAATAAATTGGAAGACAAGCGATATGCTTCAACGCTTGATATCTTTGCTCATTCGCCTTATGGATATTACAGTTATAGCAAGGTGAATGATCGTTCTTTCTATGCTGATATCATGGCAGATGTTTCTAAACGATGGGGTGACGTGTCGCTTGTGGCTAATGTTGGTACGGCTTTCATTAATACATCTTATGATGTAGCAGGCTTTCAAGGAGGATTAAAAGCCCCTTCGAATATCTTTACTCCTAATGGAATCGACTATAGTAGGGTGTCGAGTGATAATCGGCCAATCTTTGATATTACACGTCATGCTATTCACTCCGTACTTGGAAGTGTGGAGTTAGGTTGGCAAGAACGGGTTTATCTTACGGTGACAGGGCGTAACGACTGGGATTCTTCACTCAGTAATACAGCACAGCAGTCCTTCTTCTATCCTTCTGTAGGTTTGTCGGCAATTCTCTCAAAGATGTTTAAACTGCCAAAGTTCATTGACTTTTTGAAGTTCCGTACCTCATGGGCATCAGTGGGTTCTGCCATTTCTCCTAATATATCTTCAGCTTGGCGGTATGAGTATGTTCCTTCTACAGGTACTTACCATACGGTCACTTATAAGTTTCCTGACAACTTCTATCCAGAACGTACAAACTCTTGGGAAGCGGGTATGACGGCTCATCTGTTCAAAGAAGCAATGTCTGTAAAGTTCACGTTGTACCAATCGGACACGAAGAATCAAACCTTCCTTCGTCAAATTACACTTGGCGGTGCATTTAATCGTGAGTATATACAAGCGGGAGACGTGCAGAATAGAGGCTTAGAATTGAGCATTGGCTATAACAAGAAGTGGAATGATTTGCGGTGGACTACAAATATGACCTATAGTATGAATAGTAACCGAATTATCAGGTTGCTTGATAATCCTAACGAGACATTGCGTCAAGGCGGTCTGAACGGTTGTGAGGTGATATTGACACAAGGTGGTACAATGGGTGATCTCTATACATTCACCGATTTTAAGCGTGATGCACAAGGAAATATTCTGCTTAATACCGATGGACAAGTGATGCAGATGGAACTCCCTTCTCCTAAGTTGGTAGGTTCTGTCTTACCTAAGGCACAACTGGGTTTTAGCAACAACTTCTCATGGAAGGGATTAGAACTCGGAATGTTGATAACGGCTCGTTTGGGTGGTGTTTGTGTGTCGCAGACGCAAGCTTTTATGGATTCGTATGGCGTTTCTAAGAAAACTGCAGAACTGAGAAATAACGGTGGTGTTTCAGTTGGTAATCAGTTGGTTTCTACGGAGAAGTATTATACAGTTGTCGGAGGAGAGACTCCTATTTGGGATGAATACGTCTACAGTGCTACTAACGCCCGAATTAAGGAACTTTATTTAGGTTATACCTTTGATAAACTGATTCGTGGGGCAAAGGTGTCAGTCGCTTTGACAGCAAGAAACCTCTTGATGTTATATTGTAAGGCACCTTTTGACCCAGAGGCAACCCCTTCAACAGATATATATTATCAGGGATTTGATTATTTCATGCAGCCCAGCCAACGTTCATTGGGCTTTAGTATCAACGTAAAACTTTAA